A stretch of the Planktothricoides raciborskii GIHE-MW2 genome encodes the following:
- a CDS encoding HEAT repeat domain-containing protein → MNFTENTEPISGESLTLEQAIANLRHEDLSLRYYAAWWIGRFRVREPEAVQALIDLLQFEGDRTDEGGFPLQRNAARALGKLGDLQAVPGLIQCLSCSDYYVREAAAQALEMLGDARAIAPLMKLLAGGVTAAVQVPGKPHLIQPYSAIIEALGTLKATEAIALIQPFLEHSVERVKNSAARAMFQLTGEGYYGDLLARGLNAADLQLRRSALMDLGAIGYLPAAEAIANTLAENSLKLIALKGLLENHLLQPDPDQPPSLSPETIQVMKLMDSLL, encoded by the coding sequence ATGAACTTTACAGAAAATACTGAGCCAATTTCCGGGGAGTCTTTGACCCTGGAGCAGGCGATCGCGAATCTCCGCCATGAGGATTTGAGTCTGCGTTATTATGCGGCTTGGTGGATTGGTCGATTTCGCGTCCGCGAACCGGAGGCGGTTCAAGCATTAATTGATTTGTTACAATTCGAGGGCGATCGCACCGATGAGGGGGGTTTTCCCTTGCAACGCAATGCGGCGCGGGCTTTGGGGAAACTGGGCGATTTGCAAGCGGTTCCTGGTTTGATTCAATGTTTAAGTTGCTCCGATTATTATGTGCGGGAAGCGGCAGCCCAAGCTTTAGAAATGTTGGGGGATGCGCGGGCGATCGCCCCTTTAATGAAATTACTGGCAGGGGGCGTGACAGCAGCGGTGCAGGTTCCCGGTAAACCCCATTTGATCCAACCTTATTCGGCGATTATTGAAGCGTTGGGGACTTTGAAGGCGACGGAGGCGATCGCGCTGATTCAGCCGTTTTTAGAGCATTCCGTGGAACGGGTGAAAAATTCCGCAGCGCGAGCGATGTTCCAACTGACGGGAGAAGGATATTATGGCGATCTTTTGGCGCGGGGCTTAAATGCGGCAGATTTACAGTTGCGGCGATCGGCTTTGATGGATTTGGGGGCGATTGGTTATTTACCGGCAGCAGAGGCGATCGCGAATACTTTGGCGGAAAATAGCCTAAAGTTAATTGCTTTGAAAGGATTGTTAGAAAATCATTTACTACAGCCTGACCCGGATCAACCCCCCAGTCTTTCCCCGGAAACGATTCAGGTGATGAAGCTGATGGATAGTCTTTTGTAA
- a CDS encoding HEAT repeat domain-containing protein encodes MTDVQVEDRVQKLIEAVQQADSANRLTDAVRDLAEVGAIAAIPTLIEALGYNNPGAAVAAVDGLVAIGKPAVVSILEQLDGYNYGARAWALRALAGIGDPRGLNFLLETAEKDFALSVRRAAARGLGNIHWDDMEPDRVPEAQRRAHQSLAAVCLDPEWVVRYAGVVGLQGLGAALVNSQPAEFGQILERLQAIAKTDGELSVRARAQLAVQELPGI; translated from the coding sequence ATGACTGATGTTCAGGTTGAAGATCGGGTTCAAAAACTGATCGAAGCGGTGCAACAAGCAGATTCGGCCAATCGTTTAACCGATGCGGTGAGAGATTTAGCCGAAGTGGGGGCGATCGCGGCAATTCCCACTTTAATTGAAGCCCTGGGATATAACAACCCTGGTGCAGCGGTGGCCGCAGTGGATGGACTGGTGGCCATTGGTAAACCCGCCGTGGTTTCTATCCTAGAACAACTCGACGGTTATAACTATGGGGCTAGAGCCTGGGCGCTGCGGGCATTAGCGGGGATTGGCGATCCCAGGGGGTTAAATTTCTTGCTGGAAACGGCGGAAAAAGACTTTGCCTTGAGTGTGCGTCGTGCAGCAGCTAGGGGTTTAGGGAATATCCACTGGGATGATATGGAACCAGATCGAGTCCCGGAAGCCCAACGCCGCGCCCATCAATCCCTGGCGGCAGTGTGCCTGGATCCAGAATGGGTGGTGCGTTATGCCGGTGTGGTTGGCTTGCAAGGGTTGGGGGCGGCGCTTGTCAACAGTCAACCCGCAGAATTTGGGCAAATTCTAGAACGATTACAAGCGATCGCCAAAACCGATGGGGAATTGTCCGTGCGGGCTCGTGCTCAGTTGGCAGTTCAGGAATTGCCAGGGATATAG
- a CDS encoding Dabb family protein: MIKHIVMWRLKEEAEGATKAENIAKMKEMLLALPGVISEIIELEVGINSLASPAAYDVVLYSEFASFEGLNAYQIHPEHEKCKDFIGKIACDRAVVDYEI; encoded by the coding sequence ATGATTAAACATATTGTGATGTGGCGTTTAAAAGAGGAAGCAGAAGGGGCGACTAAGGCAGAAAATATCGCCAAAATGAAGGAAATGCTGTTAGCCCTGCCCGGAGTAATTTCAGAAATTATCGAGCTTGAAGTGGGGATTAATTCTTTAGCATCTCCAGCCGCTTATGATGTGGTGCTCTATTCTGAGTTTGCCAGTTTTGAGGGGTTGAATGCTTATCAAATTCACCCCGAACACGAAAAATGTAAAGATTTTATTGGCAAGATTGCGTGCGATCGCGCTGTGGTGGATTATGAAATCTAA
- a CDS encoding aminotransferase class V-fold PLP-dependent enzyme → MNDYQKSDYQKSDYQKSDYQKSGLDLYRSQFPGLKNKAYFNYGGQGVMPQQALNAIADAHTYLQEIGPYSESRNQWVAAECYQTRKAIAAELGVAPETIAFTENTTGGCNIALWGLDWQPSDHLLMTDSEHPGVIAAIEEIQRRFKIEVSICPLIPTLNQGDVVEVISQYLRPNTRLLVISHILWNTGQLLPLDRIMQLCHNVNQQPEHRGFKNKIKVLVDAAQSVGVLPLNLPKIGVDFYSFTGHKWWGGPGGVGGLYIHPDAQNNLHPTFIGWRGLLFDAAENPLGWKPDARKFELATSAYPLYTGLREAIALHHQWGNAQERYQKILQLSAYLWQKLTEIPGITCLRHTAPESGLVSFQIEPKRLNKAITYESLSKTLETNKIIIRTIPHPHCFRACVHYFTLESEIDRLVSQIKEIIH, encoded by the coding sequence ATGAACGATTACCAAAAATCAGATTACCAAAAATCAGATTACCAAAAATCAGATTACCAAAAATCAGGATTAGACCTCTACCGATCGCAATTTCCCGGCTTAAAAAATAAAGCCTATTTTAACTATGGGGGACAAGGGGTAATGCCCCAACAAGCCTTAAATGCGATCGCCGATGCTCATACCTATCTGCAAGAAATTGGCCCCTACTCAGAAAGCCGAAATCAATGGGTAGCGGCAGAATGCTATCAAACCCGAAAAGCGATCGCCGCTGAATTAGGGGTAGCCCCAGAAACAATTGCATTCACCGAAAATACCACTGGGGGCTGTAACATTGCCTTATGGGGTTTAGACTGGCAACCGAGCGATCATTTACTAATGACGGACAGCGAACATCCGGGGGTAATTGCCGCCATAGAAGAAATCCAACGCCGATTTAAAATAGAAGTATCTATTTGTCCCTTAATTCCTACCTTAAATCAGGGAGATGTAGTAGAGGTAATTTCCCAATATTTAAGACCAAATACCCGATTATTAGTCATCAGCCATATCCTGTGGAATACGGGGCAACTTTTACCTCTTGACCGGATAATGCAATTATGCCATAATGTGAATCAACAACCAGAACATAGGGGATTTAAAAATAAAATTAAAGTCTTAGTGGATGCCGCTCAATCGGTCGGCGTTCTGCCCTTAAACCTACCAAAAATAGGCGTTGACTTTTATAGTTTTACCGGCCATAAATGGTGGGGCGGTCCTGGGGGAGTGGGTGGGCTTTATATTCATCCTGATGCCCAAAATAACCTCCATCCCACATTTATTGGCTGGCGGGGATTACTATTTGATGCGGCAGAAAATCCCCTAGGATGGAAACCCGATGCTCGTAAGTTTGAATTAGCCACTTCTGCTTATCCTTTATATACGGGTTTGCGAGAGGCGATCGCCTTGCATCATCAATGGGGCAATGCCCAAGAACGTTATCAAAAAATTCTCCAATTGAGCGCATATCTTTGGCAAAAATTAACCGAAATTCCTGGGATTACTTGTTTACGTCATACCGCCCCAGAAAGTGGGTTAGTTTCTTTCCAAATCGAACCCAAGCGGTTAAACAAAGCCATAACTTATGAATCATTAAGCAAAACTTTAGAAACTAATAAAATTATCATCCGCACGATTCCCCATCCCCATTGTTTTCGCGCTTGCGTTCACTATTTTACCTTAGAGTCAGAAATCGACCGACTGGTATCACAAATTAAAGAAATTATCCATTAA
- a CDS encoding chorismate pyruvate-lyase family protein: MRNDLDQSLHRSHIDPSKLSIFERILLTTDGTVTDMLEAYFFEQIQLVKLSEKNIQLDHDIPEMDLSQGAEVWERKILLQGKISRRNYIYAESILVLDRLEPKFKKELLETKTPIGKIWLEQKVETFKEILDTGKQPANGLSSYFNISEEEPLLFRTYCVRSNRQPTMMITEKFPKIYFTKEI; this comes from the coding sequence ATGAGAAACGACCTAGATCAATCTTTACATCGTAGTCACATCGATCCTTCTAAGCTGAGTATTTTTGAACGCATCTTACTCACCACCGATGGCACCGTCACGGATATGCTAGAGGCATATTTTTTTGAACAAATTCAATTAGTCAAACTCTCAGAAAAAAACATCCAACTAGACCATGATATCCCGGAAATGGATTTAAGCCAAGGGGCGGAGGTCTGGGAACGCAAAATTTTACTCCAAGGAAAAATCAGTCGGCGAAATTATATTTATGCCGAATCGATTTTAGTCTTGGATCGCCTGGAACCTAAATTTAAAAAAGAATTATTAGAAACCAAAACCCCCATTGGCAAAATTTGGCTGGAACAAAAGGTCGAAACCTTTAAAGAAATTCTGGATACCGGCAAACAACCCGCCAATGGTTTATCCAGTTATTTTAATATTTCTGAAGAAGAACCTCTCCTATTTCGTACCTATTGTGTTCGTTCCAACCGGCAACCAACCATGATGATTACGGAAAAATTCCCCAAAATATATTTTACCAAAGAAATATAA
- a CDS encoding serine/threonine-protein kinase, translated as MPELGEILQERYQLQQQLSDNPVRETWLAVDLTTEELVVVKLLLFGGQNPWQNLKLFEREAKVLQNLQHPAIPRYRDYFAIDDQKLWSGLVQDYIPGSSLLELLSRGRKFTEEEVRSLAVSLLNILIYLHELNPPVLHRDIKPSNIIFGENEQVYLVDFGAVQDRSFSDGKSFTVVGTYGYTPLEQFAGQTVPASDLYALGATLIHLLTGTQPAELLKQNLRLEFRARLNANLSAYFVQWLELLVEPQLDQRFTSARQAIAALEKKYALPGDTKTRDTSTILPPDNSQILVNYTAKKLEICLPEPGIRILEFGKQLIEKCIQAAEGAISAIQNSTHGSDLSSRIFVYAIVGIGTVTFLSLTLNLAIGILPFLVPVVIGASLTDYFERTYLYFDRTTDTFTIAQKRLGLTYRNAIGIISEIQEISLFYDRRKLVIGVMITAGPKPGEYQQYSFGNLGRKLTEEESLWLVQQIKDWLEINPDKQGI; from the coding sequence ATGCCGGAATTAGGGGAGATATTGCAAGAGCGCTATCAACTCCAACAGCAGTTGAGCGATAACCCAGTAAGAGAAACTTGGTTGGCGGTGGATCTGACCACCGAGGAACTTGTCGTTGTCAAGTTATTGCTGTTTGGCGGTCAGAACCCTTGGCAAAATTTGAAACTGTTTGAACGGGAGGCTAAGGTGCTGCAAAATTTACAGCATCCGGCTATTCCCCGTTATCGGGATTATTTTGCGATCGACGACCAAAAACTATGGTCGGGGTTGGTTCAGGATTATATTCCGGGGTCTTCGTTGCTGGAGTTGCTCTCGCGCGGTCGCAAGTTTACCGAGGAAGAGGTGCGATCGCTGGCCGTATCCTTATTAAATATTCTCATCTATTTACATGAGTTAAATCCGCCGGTACTGCACCGAGATATTAAACCGAGCAATATTATTTTTGGGGAAAATGAGCAGGTTTATTTAGTGGATTTTGGCGCTGTCCAAGACCGCAGTTTCTCCGACGGCAAAAGTTTTACTGTGGTCGGGACTTATGGCTATACTCCCTTAGAACAATTTGCCGGTCAAACTGTCCCGGCATCGGATTTATATGCCTTGGGCGCTACCTTAATCCATTTGCTGACGGGCACCCAACCGGCAGAGTTATTAAAGCAAAATTTACGCTTAGAATTTCGCGCTCGCCTGAATGCTAATTTAAGTGCTTATTTTGTCCAGTGGTTAGAACTTTTGGTGGAACCCCAGTTAGACCAACGGTTTACCAGTGCGAGACAGGCGATCGCGGCTTTAGAAAAAAAATATGCCCTGCCCGGAGACACCAAGACGAGAGATACCAGCACGATTTTGCCGCCAGATAACAGTCAAATTCTGGTGAATTATACGGCTAAAAAACTAGAAATTTGTCTGCCAGAACCGGGGATAAGAATATTAGAATTCGGGAAACAACTGATTGAAAAATGTATTCAAGCCGCCGAAGGAGCAATTAGCGCTATTCAAAATAGTACCCACGGTTCTGACCTCAGTTCCCGCATTTTTGTTTATGCCATTGTGGGGATTGGAACTGTCACTTTTCTTTCCCTGACTTTAAATTTGGCGATCGGGATTTTACCCTTTTTAGTCCCGGTGGTGATTGGGGCAAGTTTGACTGACTATTTTGAACGGACTTATCTTTATTTTGACCGCACTACGGACACTTTTACGATTGCCCAAAAGCGTCTAGGGTTGACTTACCGAAATGCGATCGGGATTATTTCAGAAATTCAAGAAATAAGTCTTTTCTATGACCGGCGTAAATTGGTGATTGGGGTAATGATTACCGCTGGACCAAAACCGGGGGAATATCAGCAATATTCTTTTGGCAATTTAGGCCGTAAACTTACCGAAGAAGAATCTCTTTGGTTAGTCCAGCAAATTAAAGATTGGTTAGAAATAAACCCTGATAAGCAAGGGATTTAA
- a CDS encoding Mut7-C RNAse domain-containing protein, with translation MNQAIFCFYADLNIFLADERKNRPFTHHFKEHPSIKDMIASFGVPHPEVHGIIVNGIPVDFSYLVQNNDQCHIYPISYSIENAQFLPLRPEPEPRFVLDLHLGKLAAYLRRMGFDTLYRNDYPDEELADVSSQENRILLTRDIGLLKRKIVTHGYWVRNTDPERQLREVLQRFNLFDGIKPFSRCIHCNGSVKAVDKETIAQQIPPKTKESHDEFRQCLDCGKIYWKGSHYEKMLQFIAEVRADRPAGF, from the coding sequence ATGAATCAAGCCATATTTTGCTTCTATGCAGACCTGAATATATTTTTAGCCGATGAGCGGAAAAATCGGCCATTTACCCATCACTTTAAAGAACACCCATCAATTAAAGACATGATTGCTTCTTTCGGGGTGCCCCATCCCGAAGTTCATGGAATAATTGTCAATGGAATTCCCGTTGACTTTTCCTACTTAGTCCAAAATAATGACCAATGCCATATTTATCCCATTTCATACTCCATAGAAAATGCCCAATTTCTGCCCTTGCGTCCTGAACCAGAACCACGATTTGTCCTCGATTTACACTTAGGAAAACTGGCAGCATACTTACGCCGAATGGGATTTGATACCCTATATCGGAATGATTATCCCGATGAGGAACTAGCCGATGTTTCTAGCCAGGAAAACCGCATTTTACTCACGCGAGATATTGGCTTACTTAAACGGAAAATTGTCACTCATGGTTACTGGGTAAGAAACACCGACCCGGAGCGACAACTACGGGAAGTCCTGCAAAGATTTAATCTATTTGATGGGATTAAACCCTTTTCTCGGTGTATTCACTGTAATGGTTCGGTCAAAGCAGTGGATAAAGAAACAATTGCCCAACAAATTCCCCCAAAAACGAAAGAAAGCCATGATGAATTTCGCCAATGTCTCGATTGTGGCAAAATTTACTGGAAAGGTTCTCACTATGAAAAAATGCTACAGTTTATTGCTGAAGTTCGCGCCGATCGCCCAGCCGGATTCTAG
- the psbQ gene encoding photosystem II protein PsbQ, protein MKRYKSILASILAVVMVFLVSCGSPTPTKPPAYTPETLEQISSYESKLLSFRDRMTELEGFIAAKDWVNVRSLIHGPLGSLRQDMSYVSRLLLLPSEQKTALAEARDIFRHLEAIDQAAEARNYALARDNYAEALKDFDRFFTLLPTS, encoded by the coding sequence ATGAAACGCTATAAATCGATTTTAGCCAGCATTCTGGCAGTGGTCATGGTGTTTTTGGTCAGTTGCGGCAGTCCCACCCCGACCAAACCTCCTGCTTATACTCCAGAAACTCTGGAGCAAATTAGCTCTTATGAATCTAAACTCCTGTCATTTCGCGATCGCATGACCGAGTTAGAAGGATTTATCGCCGCTAAAGATTGGGTCAATGTCCGCAGCTTGATTCACGGACCTCTGGGTTCTCTGCGTCAGGACATGAGCTATGTGAGCCGTCTGCTGCTACTGCCTTCGGAACAAAAAACTGCTTTGGCAGAAGCCCGCGATATTTTCCGTCACCTAGAAGCGATCGATCAAGCGGCTGAAGCCCGAAACTATGCACTGGCACGGGATAACTATGCAGAAGCCCTAAAAGATTTCGATCGGTTCTTTACTTTGCTCCCGACTAGCTAG
- a CDS encoding FAD-binding oxidoreductase produces MSHVVVIGCGVVGAAIAFELSRVPGLQVTAIDRQHPGQGATSAALGVLMGAISQKVKGRAWQLRHQSMQRYETLIPELEALTQKKIPFNRQGILKLCFAGENMSKWEELAQLRESQGLPLKILHPGEVRSQYPQLGNLDTLIAAVYSPSDRQVHPVLLTQALVEAAQCHEVKFQFDVTVEGFKTVAGENSTQSVTVVQTNRGDLTADWLVVAAGLGSTPLTAELQQPVSVTPVLGQALQLRLSHPLGNPDCQPVITGDDVHIVPCVDSGLTESMDYWVGATVEFPREFPLTAIAADESLLEEVWQRAIAFCPDLAKATIVRKWSGLRPRPQEQSAPVLGPMPGYDNVLLATGHYRNGVLLAPATAIAIRDVIVGKI; encoded by the coding sequence ATGAGCCATGTGGTTGTGATTGGCTGTGGGGTGGTAGGGGCAGCGATCGCATTTGAACTCAGCCGAGTGCCCGGTTTACAAGTCACGGCGATCGATCGCCAACATCCGGGACAAGGTGCCACCAGTGCCGCCCTAGGGGTTTTGATGGGAGCCATTAGCCAGAAGGTGAAAGGCAGGGCGTGGCAACTCCGACACCAAAGTATGCAGCGCTATGAAACCCTGATTCCTGAGTTGGAAGCTTTGACTCAGAAGAAAATTCCCTTCAACCGTCAGGGAATTCTCAAGCTTTGTTTTGCCGGTGAAAATATGTCCAAGTGGGAAGAATTGGCGCAGTTACGGGAAAGTCAAGGTCTGCCGTTAAAAATTCTCCATCCCGGTGAGGTTCGTTCGCAGTATCCGCAATTGGGAAATCTCGATACATTAATTGCGGCGGTATATTCCCCAAGCGATCGCCAAGTTCATCCCGTTCTCCTCACCCAAGCTTTAGTGGAGGCGGCCCAATGCCATGAGGTGAAATTTCAGTTTGATGTCACCGTTGAAGGCTTTAAAACCGTTGCCGGGGAGAATTCTACCCAGTCCGTGACTGTGGTTCAGACTAACCGGGGGGATTTAACCGCCGATTGGCTGGTGGTGGCGGCTGGGTTGGGTTCCACCCCGCTGACCGCTGAGTTGCAACAGCCTGTTTCCGTTACCCCGGTTCTGGGACAAGCCCTGCAATTACGTCTGAGTCATCCTTTGGGCAATCCTGACTGCCAGCCGGTGATTACTGGGGATGATGTACACATTGTCCCTTGTGTAGATTCTGGGTTAACGGAATCGATGGACTATTGGGTGGGGGCTACGGTGGAATTTCCCAGGGAATTTCCCCTCACGGCGATCGCCGCCGATGAAAGCCTGTTAGAAGAGGTGTGGCAACGAGCGATCGCCTTCTGTCCTGACTTGGCGAAGGCTACGATTGTGCGAAAATGGTCGGGTTTACGTCCCCGACCCCAGGAACAGTCAGCCCCCGTACTCGGCCCAATGCCCGGATATGATAATGTGCTGTTGGCCACAGGTCATTATCGCAATGGGGTGTTATTAGCCCCCGCCACGGCGATCGCTATTCGTGATGTGATCGTCGGGAAAATTTGA
- a CDS encoding histidine phosphatase family protein, whose amino-acid sequence MTKTIWIARHGNREDFVDFNWIKTADRPFDPGLSADGIQQAQELAQRLALEPIAHIFASPFLRTVQTAHYVAEVLNLPIKIESGAAECLSFPFCAIKPELLPLEMLAQRFPRIDLNYRDRVPVCYPETLAVAKKRAGDTIKRLSKEFPGNLLIISHGASLVNMTRKLVGDRAKIRSSLCSLIKLVGSGEQWQMELNGDTSHLSQAKTGVSFHSLSLIQYIYTQEIFKQFRR is encoded by the coding sequence ATGACTAAGACAATTTGGATTGCCCGACATGGAAATCGCGAAGATTTTGTCGATTTTAATTGGATTAAAACCGCCGATCGCCCGTTTGATCCGGGACTGTCTGCGGATGGTATTCAACAAGCGCAAGAGTTGGCGCAGCGGCTGGCTTTAGAACCGATCGCCCATATTTTTGCTTCTCCATTTTTGCGGACGGTACAAACAGCCCATTATGTGGCAGAAGTGCTGAATTTACCGATTAAAATAGAGTCCGGGGCGGCTGAATGTTTGAGTTTTCCTTTTTGTGCTATTAAGCCCGAACTTTTGCCTTTAGAAATGTTAGCCCAACGGTTTCCCCGCATTGACCTTAACTATCGCGATCGCGTTCCTGTTTGCTACCCAGAAACCCTGGCAGTTGCCAAAAAACGAGCGGGAGATACGATTAAACGTTTAAGTAAAGAATTTCCGGGTAATCTTTTAATTATTAGTCATGGTGCCAGCTTGGTGAATATGACTCGTAAACTGGTGGGGGATCGGGCGAAAATTCGTTCCTCTCTTTGTTCTTTAATTAAACTGGTTGGTTCCGGAGAACAATGGCAAATGGAATTAAATGGCGATACCTCCCATTTGAGTCAAGCAAAAACCGGGGTTTCTTTTCATTCTCTCAGTTTAATCCAATATATTTATACCCAAGAAATTTTTAAACAATTTCGGCGTTAA
- a CDS encoding bifunctional acetyl-CoA hydrolase/transferase family protein/GNAT family N-acetyltransferase, translated as MNSPETYLNEIKQKYAEKFASKEKIFSHIHRGDHIFIGTGCGCPQYLVNALTNYVSSHPKELVDTEVLHVWTLDLAPYADEKYQRNFRHNSFFLGKNTRNAVNKGLADYTPVFLSKVPELFERGLVPIDVSLIQTSLPDRHGYMSLGISVDIVKAATETASLVIVQINSLMPRVHGDGFIHIDEVDFIIHHDEPILEYGVEADADGEMTSRIGKYVSSLIQDGDTIQVGYGSIPNQIMAHLDDKKDLGVHTELISDGLVDLLKKGVITNAKKTINPGKTIASFCMGKKSSYDYINDNPAIQFRTVNYTNNPLVIAQHHNMTAINSALEIDLTGQATAESLGKIFYSGIGGQADFMRGAILAPNGKTILTLESTAENGTISRIVPFLKEGAGITLNRGDVHYVVTEYGIAYLHGKNIRERAMKLIAIAHPKFRPWLIEQAKALNLIYKDQAFIAGTPGEYPENLETYRTTETGLEVFLRPVKISDEPLLKEFFYSLSDRSLSRRFMSMRKDMPHKMLQDLAVINFTNEMVILAILSDQQKEEIIGIGQYAIDPEAHSAEVALVIQDEYQHQGLGTELLKYLTYLAKKQGLLGFTAEVLLENRPMLHLFEKMGFDVTRRMSEGVYQLKMGFREG; from the coding sequence ATGAATTCACCAGAAACTTATTTGAATGAAATTAAGCAAAAATATGCGGAGAAGTTTGCCTCGAAAGAAAAAATTTTTAGCCATATTCATCGAGGCGATCACATCTTTATTGGCACGGGTTGCGGCTGCCCACAATATCTCGTAAATGCTCTGACAAACTATGTATCTTCTCACCCCAAAGAGTTAGTAGATACAGAAGTTCTCCACGTTTGGACATTGGATCTAGCGCCATACGCTGATGAAAAATATCAGCGCAATTTTCGCCATAATTCATTTTTTCTGGGCAAAAATACCCGCAATGCGGTCAACAAAGGACTGGCGGATTATACCCCGGTTTTCTTGTCAAAAGTTCCTGAATTATTTGAACGGGGCTTAGTGCCCATTGATGTTTCCCTGATTCAAACTTCTCTGCCTGATCGACATGGCTATATGAGTTTAGGAATTAGCGTGGATATTGTCAAAGCGGCGACAGAAACAGCCTCCTTAGTGATTGTGCAAATCAACTCACTTATGCCTCGCGTTCATGGGGATGGATTTATTCATATTGATGAGGTAGATTTTATCATTCACCATGATGAACCGATTTTAGAATATGGTGTAGAAGCCGATGCCGATGGGGAAATGACTAGCCGGATTGGTAAGTATGTTTCTAGTCTGATTCAAGATGGAGATACAATTCAGGTCGGCTATGGTAGTATTCCCAATCAAATTATGGCTCATCTTGATGATAAAAAAGACTTAGGAGTGCATACAGAGTTAATTTCCGATGGTCTGGTGGATTTACTCAAAAAAGGCGTGATTACCAATGCAAAAAAAACGATTAATCCTGGGAAAACTATCGCTTCTTTTTGTATGGGAAAAAAGTCAAGTTATGACTATATAAATGATAATCCAGCGATTCAATTTAGAACCGTCAACTATACGAACAATCCTTTGGTGATTGCTCAACATCATAATATGACGGCGATTAATAGTGCCTTGGAAATTGACCTCACCGGACAAGCCACCGCTGAATCTTTGGGTAAGATTTTTTATAGTGGTATTGGGGGGCAAGCTGACTTTATGCGGGGGGCAATTTTAGCCCCCAATGGTAAGACGATTCTCACCCTAGAATCCACAGCGGAAAATGGCACAATTTCCCGGATTGTTCCTTTTTTAAAAGAAGGGGCAGGGATTACCCTGAATCGAGGAGATGTTCATTATGTGGTGACGGAATATGGCATTGCTTATTTACATGGCAAAAATATCCGCGAACGGGCGATGAAATTAATTGCGATCGCCCATCCCAAATTCCGCCCTTGGTTAATAGAACAAGCCAAAGCCTTAAACCTCATTTATAAAGACCAAGCTTTCATTGCCGGAACTCCCGGAGAATACCCGGAAAACCTGGAAACTTATCGCACCACGGAAACGGGTTTAGAAGTGTTTTTACGCCCGGTGAAAATTAGTGATGAACCGTTATTAAAAGAGTTCTTTTACTCCTTGTCGGATCGGAGTTTATCCCGGCGATTTATGTCTATGCGTAAAGATATGCCCCACAAAATGTTACAGGATTTGGCGGTGATTAATTTTACTAACGAAATGGTGATTTTAGCCATTTTGTCTGACCAACAAAAAGAGGAAATTATTGGCATTGGTCAATATGCGATCGATCCTGAAGCCCATAGCGCAGAAGTGGCTTTAGTGATTCAAGATGAATATCAGCATCAAGGACTAGGTACAGAACTTTTGAAATATTTAACCTATTTGGCTAAAAAACAAGGTTTACTGGGATTTACTGCGGAAGTTCTCCTGGAAAATCGCCCGATGTTGCATTTATTTGAAAAAATGGGTTTTGATGTGACTCGGAGAATGTCTGAAGGGGTCTATCAACTCAAAATGGGCTTTAGAGAAGGGTAA